In a genomic window of bacterium:
- a CDS encoding tetratricopeptide repeat protein — MHEERTEILRNEVFDLYQQGLFEVVIEKILAAGRVADDDYDLQSRFGSSLSKLGRDEEAVEAFRGALALRPTTAQAFYNLGAQFVKMGHENQGRPMIVEANRLDSKHAGAASLLARIGADKDEMIEAHTEWERSAGAIDWSKPTPVGAPPISSSTLIKEQSISAPESTMQGSVAPPVVTVPPTTIISQTPPRQPVQPSTPPAAKPAPVTRQPSPSSEPFKLPKEPNSQMPLIILGVFIGLVLIVSMIALMLSGKKDETKETVELLWDALDRGDIVTVDQLTTVTSLGASDSKKMLIEWWLDARKSQQTNKLSCTIINSDVRGDKAVVTAKEEVHKGAGVSSETDVTYNLVKQNGKWIIDISKLDIKMPTVYD; from the coding sequence ATGCATGAGGAGCGAACGGAGATTTTACGCAATGAGGTGTTCGATCTTTATCAGCAGGGGCTGTTCGAGGTGGTTATCGAAAAGATTTTAGCTGCCGGTCGGGTAGCGGATGATGATTACGATCTGCAATCGCGATTTGGGTCATCACTCTCTAAGCTTGGGCGGGATGAGGAAGCGGTTGAGGCTTTTCGCGGTGCGCTTGCTCTTCGTCCTACTACCGCTCAGGCTTTCTATAATCTAGGAGCTCAATTCGTAAAGATGGGTCACGAAAACCAAGGGCGTCCGATGATAGTTGAAGCCAATCGCCTCGATTCCAAACATGCCGGCGCTGCTTCGCTATTAGCTCGGATTGGCGCAGATAAAGATGAGATGATAGAAGCTCATACGGAATGGGAAAGGAGTGCAGGGGCGATTGATTGGAGTAAACCCACTCCCGTCGGCGCGCCTCCAATTAGTAGCAGTACTCTGATTAAGGAACAATCGATCAGCGCTCCTGAATCAACGATGCAGGGTTCAGTTGCTCCTCCAGTTGTTACGGTTCCGCCAACAACAATTATTTCTCAAACGCCACCTCGACAACCGGTTCAGCCGAGCACGCCTCCCGCTGCCAAACCTGCGCCGGTGACTCGTCAGCCATCTCCTAGTTCGGAGCCATTCAAGCTTCCAAAAGAACCAAACTCACAGATGCCGCTTATCATTTTGGGGGTATTCATTGGGCTTGTGCTTATTGTGAGTATGATTGCCCTTATGCTCTCAGGCAAAAAGGATGAGACTAAAGAAACGGTTGAACTGCTTTGGGACGCTCTTGACAGGGGCGATATTGTAACCGTTGATCAGCTAACAACGGTGACCAGTTTGGGCGCTAGCGATAGTAAAAAGATGTTGATTGAGTGGTGGCTTGATGCACGCAAATCGCAGCAGACCAATAAACTATCTTGCACCATCATCAACTCTGATGTAAGGGGTGATAAAGCAGTAGTAACTGCCAAAGAAGAGGTGCATAAAGGGGCAGGTGTTAGTTCGGAGACCGATGTCACTTACAATCTTGTCAAACAGAATGGCAAGTGGATTATCGATATTTCTAAGCTCGACATTAAGATGCCAACGGTATATGATTAG
- a CDS encoding tetratricopeptide repeat protein: MHEERTEALRTDAICLFEKGDFEAVAEMILAAGVSAKDDYELQSHLGASLSKLGRHEEALEAFKTALALRPSSAHTYYNLGVQLIKMGQIDEGRPLILEAKRIDPKHAGAVALIDIIGEDKQEDFEVKMDWERTAGAIDWNADYLISPEVVEGVPEEEPQEEEQDLGDRIKILSDTVKIPPPRKPPEFTPIIGAIVFLIIACSLFYLINNAPDQAEQSVMNLIKATERGDCKLVRELIYIEYTPEIESVLATENRTKEQYLDEIVRSLIEEKKNPDNGKSSFKFLGSKIKGDDAEVTTRESVVTPEGKGVSFDLTYSMKRQNGRWKIDLMKTYHNNSILLQKAAR; this comes from the coding sequence ATGCACGAGGAACGGACAGAAGCTTTACGAACAGATGCGATTTGTTTATTCGAAAAGGGCGATTTTGAAGCTGTTGCTGAGATGATTCTGGCAGCAGGGGTTTCTGCGAAAGACGATTATGAGCTTCAATCCCATTTAGGCGCTTCCTTATCGAAGTTGGGTAGGCATGAAGAGGCATTGGAAGCTTTTAAAACCGCTCTAGCTTTGCGTCCCAGTTCAGCACATACTTATTACAATCTTGGCGTCCAATTAATCAAGATGGGTCAAATAGACGAAGGTCGCCCGTTAATCCTTGAGGCCAAGCGAATCGATCCCAAGCATGCCGGCGCAGTTGCGCTTATCGATATCATCGGAGAGGATAAGCAAGAGGATTTCGAAGTTAAAATGGACTGGGAGCGCACAGCCGGTGCGATTGATTGGAACGCCGATTATTTAATTTCTCCGGAAGTTGTAGAGGGAGTACCTGAGGAAGAACCGCAAGAAGAGGAGCAAGACCTTGGCGATAGGATAAAAATTCTTTCTGATACAGTCAAGATTCCGCCGCCGCGCAAACCTCCTGAGTTCACCCCCATTATCGGCGCGATAGTATTTCTCATCATTGCATGTTCTCTTTTCTACCTCATCAATAATGCTCCCGATCAGGCTGAGCAGTCGGTTATGAACTTGATAAAAGCGACGGAAAGAGGCGATTGCAAACTAGTCAGGGAGCTTATATATATTGAATATACTCCTGAGATAGAGTCTGTCTTGGCCACTGAAAACCGAACCAAGGAACAGTATTTAGATGAGATTGTCAGGTCTTTGATAGAGGAAAAAAAGAATCCAGATAATGGAAAGAGTTCATTCAAATTTCTTGGATCGAAGATAAAAGGTGATGACGCTGAAGTGACAACTCGAGAATCGGTCGTTACTCCTGAGGGCAAAGGCGTAAGTTTCGACCTTACTTATTCGATGAAGAGACAAAACGGTCGGTGGAAGATCGATTTGATGAAGACTTACCACAATAACTCGATTCTGTTGCAAAAAGCGGCACGCTAG